In Streptomyces seoulensis, the following are encoded in one genomic region:
- a CDS encoding bifunctional DNA primase/polymerase: protein MSATFGGRSGRQGRISQWLRGRRPKDEAADDGGREAMLLAAAGAGLSLAPAAYPAPGYGCSCDRVGCPTPARHPVSFAWQTQSTTDRAQVERWVREQPEANFITATGMTHDVLDVPLEAGRAALDRLLGEGVEVGPVAESDDGRMLFFTLTRGTPEDEDEWWPCELDCHPETMDEHPGLRWHCRGSYVLVPPARLPGAPTRGVRWVRGPEHAFPEPLTLLESLTDACARHAGTDPDPHPATAWPSRH, encoded by the coding sequence ATGAGCGCGACGTTCGGCGGCCGGTCCGGCCGGCAGGGCAGGATCTCCCAGTGGCTGCGTGGACGGCGTCCCAAGGACGAGGCCGCCGACGACGGTGGCCGTGAGGCGATGCTGCTCGCCGCCGCCGGGGCGGGGCTGTCGCTGGCGCCCGCCGCGTATCCCGCGCCGGGGTACGGCTGTTCCTGCGACCGCGTCGGCTGTCCCACTCCCGCGCGGCATCCGGTGTCCTTCGCCTGGCAGACCCAGTCCACGACCGATCGTGCGCAGGTCGAGCGGTGGGTACGGGAGCAGCCCGAGGCCAACTTCATCACCGCGACGGGGATGACGCACGATGTGCTGGACGTGCCGCTGGAGGCGGGGCGCGCTGCTCTCGACCGGCTGCTCGGGGAGGGGGTGGAGGTCGGTCCGGTCGCCGAGAGCGACGACGGGCGGATGCTCTTCTTCACTCTGACGCGGGGTACGCCCGAGGACGAGGACGAGTGGTGGCCGTGTGAGCTGGACTGTCACCCCGAGACGATGGACGAACACCCGGGGCTGCGCTGGCACTGCCGGGGCTCCTACGTCCTGGTCCCCCCGGCCCGCCTACCCGGCGCCCCGACGCGCGGCGTCCGCTGGGTCCGGGGCCCGGAACACGCGTTCCCCGAGCCCCTCACCCTGCTGGAGTCCCTGACGGACGCCTGCGCCCGCCACGCCGGCACAGACCCGGACCCCCACCCGGCGACAGCCTGGCCCTCCCGCCACTGA
- a CDS encoding small ribosomal subunit Rsm22 family protein produces MNAPASAADTLRSTLAGVLDGLPPRQAASAVERLIANYRGDTPTNAPILRDRADVAAYAAYRMPATFEAVRAALEAFADAVPAWVPGSHVDIGGGTGAATWAVAATWDGERPVTVLDWAEPALALGREIAGSHPALRGAEWRRARIGAALELPETDLVTVSYVLNELSEPDRAALVEAAAAAARSVVIVEAGTPAGYERIIEARDRLIAAGFRVAAPCPHSAPCPIVPGTDWCHFAARVSRSSLHRQVKGGSLAYEDEKFSYVAATRLPAEPAPARIVRRPQIRKGQVLLDLCEADEQLRRTTVTKRHGDLYKAARDVEWGDAWPPLGDD; encoded by the coding sequence GTGAACGCCCCCGCCTCCGCCGCCGATACGCTCCGCTCGACCCTCGCCGGGGTGCTGGACGGGTTGCCGCCCCGGCAGGCGGCCTCCGCCGTCGAGCGGCTCATCGCCAATTACCGGGGGGACACCCCGACGAACGCGCCGATCCTGCGGGACCGCGCCGATGTGGCGGCGTACGCGGCGTACCGGATGCCCGCGACGTTCGAGGCGGTGCGGGCGGCGCTGGAGGCGTTCGCGGACGCGGTGCCCGCGTGGGTGCCGGGCAGCCATGTGGACATCGGGGGCGGGACCGGCGCGGCGACCTGGGCGGTGGCCGCGACCTGGGACGGGGAACGCCCGGTGACCGTGCTGGACTGGGCAGAGCCCGCGCTCGCCCTCGGGCGGGAGATCGCCGGTTCGCACCCCGCGCTGCGCGGCGCCGAGTGGCGGCGGGCCCGGATCGGGGCGGCGCTGGAGCTGCCGGAGACCGATCTGGTCACCGTGTCGTACGTCCTCAACGAGCTGTCCGAGCCCGACCGTGCCGCCCTCGTCGAGGCCGCCGCCGCTGCCGCGCGGTCCGTCGTCATCGTGGAGGCCGGGACGCCGGCGGGGTACGAGCGGATCATCGAGGCCCGCGACCGGCTGATCGCGGCCGGGTTCCGGGTCGCGGCGCCCTGTCCGCACAGCGCGCCGTGCCCGATCGTGCCGGGCACCGACTGGTGCCACTTCGCGGCGCGGGTCAGCCGGTCCTCGCTGCACCGGCAGGTCAAGGGCGGGTCGCTGGCGTACGAGGACGAGAAGTTCAGCTACGTCGCGGCGACCCGGCTGCCCGCCGAGCCCGCCCCCGCGCGGATCGTACGGCGGCCGCAGATCCGCAAGGGGCAGGTGCTGCTCGATCTCTGCGAGGCGGACGAGCAGTTGCGGCGGACGACGGTGACCAAGCGGCACGGTGATCTGTACAAGGCGGCCCGGGACGTGGAGTGGGGCGATGCGTGGCCGCCGCTGGGGGACGACTAG